One window from the genome of Deltaproteobacteria bacterium encodes:
- the gspK gene encoding type II secretion system minor pseudopilin GspK, whose product MTRRRENEKGIALLVTLLILVLVVALAHEVFRIGAQSAQTGAYGRDSIRCILLAEGGTGAARIALRVDARDNQYDTLDEIWSRAALPITLGDGEVRVTIEDEERKINLNRLMLPNGNAPDERRLAVFQRLLDTLGIDRAVADAVVDWLDNDENPRVGGAESSYYLGLPKPYRAKNDLFDTTGELRLVRGVTDEVFEKLRPFVTVSSSGMVNINTAPKEVLISLSAGTDLAEGGAIDAKTADEIIEYRKDHPFTAASQIGNVSPFLGELYGRTLIRNLVDVRSTYFHVRSSGDVGGTVRTIDAVGIRVGNEIQWRFWRIE is encoded by the coding sequence ATGACCCGGCGGCGCGAAAACGAGAAGGGGATCGCCCTCCTCGTCACCCTCCTGATCCTGGTGCTCGTCGTCGCCCTCGCCCACGAGGTCTTCCGCATCGGGGCGCAGTCGGCCCAGACCGGCGCGTACGGGAGGGATTCCATCCGCTGCATCCTGCTGGCAGAAGGCGGAACCGGCGCGGCGCGGATCGCCTTGCGGGTAGACGCGCGGGACAACCAGTACGACACCCTCGACGAGATCTGGTCGCGGGCCGCCTTGCCGATCACGCTCGGAGACGGGGAAGTCCGGGTCACCATCGAGGACGAGGAACGGAAGATCAACCTGAACCGCCTCATGCTGCCGAACGGGAACGCGCCGGACGAGCGGCGCCTCGCCGTATTCCAGCGTCTCCTCGACACCCTCGGGATCGACCGGGCCGTGGCGGACGCCGTCGTGGACTGGCTGGACAACGACGAAAATCCCCGCGTCGGCGGAGCGGAGAGCTCGTACTACCTCGGCCTTCCGAAACCGTACCGGGCGAAAAACGACCTGTTCGACACGACCGGGGAGCTGCGCCTGGTGCGCGGCGTGACCGACGAGGTCTTCGAGAAACTGCGCCCCTTCGTGACCGTCTCCTCCTCCGGCATGGTGAACATCAACACCGCTCCGAAGGAGGTGCTGATCTCCCTCTCGGCCGGTACGGACCTGGCGGAGGGCGGGGCGATCGACGCCAAGACCGCGGACGAGATCATCGAATACCGGAAGGACCATCCGTTCACTGCCGCAAGCCAGATCGGGAACGTCTCCCCGTTCCTGGGGGAGCTGTACGGCCGAACCTTGATCAGGAATCTCGTGGATGTCCGGTCGACGTATTTCCACGTTCGTTCGTCCGGAGACGTCGGGGGGACCGTCCGGACGATCGACGCCGTCGGAATTCGCGTGGGAAATGAGATACAATGGCGTTTCTGGCGCATCGAGTAG